One segment of Dolichospermum sp. DET69 DNA contains the following:
- the patD gene encoding heterocyst frequency control protein PatD, whose amino-acid sequence MSFNCDKYQELATFIDEFRANVTGNKLNAGELRENLAQLQEFFGQQIVPLVDANSREQSYKTEINKQLRLLEVDMMFLQGARQSTTSQSRLKTIEERIDTLVGYCQAITQLIS is encoded by the coding sequence ATGTCTTTTAATTGTGATAAATATCAGGAATTGGCAACATTTATAGATGAGTTCCGAGCTAATGTAACGGGAAATAAACTCAATGCTGGGGAATTAAGAGAGAATTTAGCCCAGTTGCAGGAATTTTTTGGGCAACAAATTGTCCCTTTGGTTGACGCTAATTCACGGGAACAATCTTATAAAACCGAAATAAATAAGCAGTTGCGACTGTTGGAAGTAGATATGATGTTTCTCCAAGGTGCCAGACAGTCAACAACATCACAGTCTAGGTTGAAAACCATTGAAGAACGCATTGATACTTTAGTTGGATATTGTCAAGCTATTACCCAGCTAATATCATAA
- the trxA gene encoding thioredoxin, with protein MSSITNVTEATFKQEVLESQTPVLVDFWAPWCGPCKMLSPVVEEVAAEYEGQIKVVKLNTDQNPTVASHYGIRSIPTLMVFQGGRQIKTVVGAVPKTTLSATLDKYVTARS; from the coding sequence ATGTCATCCATTACCAATGTCACGGAAGCCACATTTAAGCAAGAAGTGTTAGAAAGTCAAACTCCTGTTTTAGTTGACTTTTGGGCCCCTTGGTGTGGACCTTGTAAAATGCTGTCTCCTGTAGTGGAAGAAGTGGCTGCGGAATATGAGGGACAGATAAAAGTGGTGAAATTGAATACTGATCAAAATCCCACTGTTGCTAGTCATTACGGGATTCGCAGTATTCCTACTTTGATGGTATTTCAGGGAGGAAGACAAATCAAAACAGTGGTTGGTGCTGTTCCTAAAACTACTTTATCTGCTACTTTAGATAAGTATGTTACT